A stretch of Parachlamydia sp. AcF125 DNA encodes these proteins:
- a CDS encoding ankyrin repeat domain-containing protein — MQGHKYLKEVEEEAALHGVFYLATAYELHHNLNIQEYSFDRQALDEYLDSLEEKLENGKSLLHYFAELENSSIFIYLFKERQKAKSQLDTLTGKVIKETPLHLAIKRGCTSVAQFLLEQGADIKKGRYGEHAKTVLHGAAEYGREEIVDLLLQHKDIQEILNLPQGDKKYTALHLAAVKGHFSILRKLIDCGAHTEQQDLLSRTPLEVLLEHESLDFKVQEECACLLLSKKTPPFFQLDNPKLTQCFINALKQGLLFVAQRLAENGLPPLKEQEHSFLEIAAHGAFQKTYTLSPEPIEIPQEKRSAYIRMIRWLLAEKKVDPNQPFKDRSDFLIHQVCYAGCSELLSLLIELKADLKKLDSSSSQNSALHHACQSLTDCVGIVRLLLGYDPALLEAKNIYGQTPLHLAALRGNVKSAEYLLNQIAEQRELNQQDYQGNTPLHLAVIGERTAFNLAKENYVKIVEALLKKGANLNILNREQKTALMLAFASGSEALIQVLSQAALLPQQLINSLRKLYLSQKKLSIFRIKAEEEWEFEVPLEEIYVRLGMIEREERKARDQALGKHSDYLQDGRIQTYETIFEPKQNIELEKLFEHQSLAKRGPKRIYLQGAAGSGKSTLCHYIAYRWAKGDLWQEIFSYLFWIPLRNFTKEKYPADKEYTPADLIAREYAGKIDPGVIEACIHNSALQEKTLLILDGYDELSADAQRNISLAKAFKELKVLFPHILITSRPGGCSFNRSCDLELLGFDKEGIGRYIDRFFKEVQAEEKKVKLYHLLNTSPQVLSLAHTPINLALLCCLFNEDPGFFDSNHSITMTAIYERMVNWMYKWFLLRRVDLSQSKQTKEKIFEEKDLRHNSEVSTIATAFEDMAFFAMEKDSLYLSREKIDEVRGDSITSNELTDCGLMRIPAAEEKGYFIHLTFQEFLTASKIANQYLKGERQACRNFVRQYKFEPRYSLVLRMIAGYLSNSTPSEGGYSDYSALQAFFDDLFAEPHDLAVRSELHLIAECFEECQNPKEVRQYKGFIKMVIEYIKHLSLIGLNFERLLRNKNILNHPKMIGSIGRLLSGPQTRKNMLSNLASIIKTGSKLASETVGFITEVLKDPDSGSTAKCWAADILSTMTEQGEELPKESVDSLIQISKESNQISKESNSFVKMPFTNALGTVVQQGGKLAKEALIALTQILKEGDFGDKFWAAYVLEDIAKQGGKFAKEALTILATILTEGDIEDKIFAASSLAAVGGELAENGLDALIQIFKEGSVDDKLSAVHGLEKVAKQRGKLAKKALAVFAQILKEEEPAVKISTLNSLRMMAMDGNKLSKEVLDALLQALKEGDSDAKRSIAITLSKVAEQGGKLSEEMLAALFQFLEEGDSTAKIYAAEALKKLAEQGDRFPKKVLAAFFQIFKKGDAFVAHSAAPALAALVSQGEVLAKEGLTALIQILKEAKGEDAFAIDYAASAVLAIAVEQGGELAKESLAALIQILREGDDIAKYYAVSFLEAVAKQGGELAKESLAALIQILKEGDDTAKYCAVSVLTTVAKQGGELAEEALAILIQISQKGDDPAKSDAACALAKVVNEEGEFAKKALAALMQIFKGGDDPIKGSIVSVLAAVNERCELAKGVLATFIQILKEGNDFAKYYAAGALKKVAMQGGKLSKEAVDVLIRVLAEGRALPACSAASALAAVAIQGGKFAKKALAALTRISKEGNFFSKFYAADALETVAKQGGKVPKEAAEAAIRIHNKKDGKNKYAIDFSKMIKPIDFLGRMIEQGGELAKEALAALMRIFEEDESSRISIVYTLEKVDRNTLLKISIEAFPLVAMVCFLTADSFSVKDLQLQITDKRTTYLSKPIRKLSYEQIREKLPTELGEWRKRLDILSQRGSFKKH; from the coding sequence GTGCAAGGGCATAAATATTTAAAAGAAGTAGAAGAGGAAGCTGCTCTGCATGGGGTCTTTTATCTAGCCACGGCTTATGAATTACATCACAACCTTAACATCCAAGAATATAGTTTTGATCGGCAGGCACTCGATGAATACCTGGACAGCCTGGAGGAAAAGTTAGAGAATGGAAAAAGCTTACTCCATTATTTTGCAGAACTGGAAAATAGCAGTATTTTTATCTATCTCTTTAAGGAAAGGCAAAAGGCGAAATCTCAGCTCGACACCTTAACTGGAAAAGTGATCAAAGAAACCCCTTTACATTTAGCTATCAAGAGGGGATGTACCTCTGTGGCCCAATTTTTGCTTGAGCAAGGAGCAGATATCAAAAAAGGGCGATATGGTGAACATGCTAAAACCGTGTTGCATGGAGCTGCAGAATATGGGCGAGAGGAAATTGTCGACCTTTTGCTTCAGCACAAGGATATTCAAGAAATCTTGAACCTACCGCAAGGAGATAAAAAGTATACCGCTTTGCATTTAGCAGCTGTCAAAGGACATTTTTCCATTTTGCGCAAGCTTATTGATTGTGGCGCGCATACTGAACAGCAAGACCTGCTTTCTCGTACTCCTTTAGAAGTTTTGCTTGAACATGAGAGCTTAGATTTTAAGGTGCAAGAGGAATGCGCTTGCCTTTTATTAAGCAAAAAAACGCCCCCTTTTTTCCAGCTAGATAATCCTAAACTCACACAGTGTTTTATCAATGCTCTTAAGCAGGGTCTGTTATTCGTCGCGCAAAGATTGGCGGAGAATGGATTGCCCCCCTTAAAAGAGCAAGAGCACTCGTTTTTAGAAATTGCTGCACACGGGGCCTTTCAAAAAACATATACCCTGTCCCCAGAGCCTATAGAGATCCCTCAGGAGAAGCGCTCTGCTTATATTCGCATGATTCGCTGGCTGCTTGCGGAAAAGAAGGTAGATCCCAATCAGCCATTCAAAGACCGCTCTGATTTTTTGATCCATCAGGTTTGTTATGCGGGCTGCAGTGAGCTTCTTTCGCTTCTTATTGAATTGAAAGCAGATTTGAAAAAACTCGACAGCTCGAGCTCGCAAAACAGTGCTTTGCATCATGCTTGTCAATCGCTCACAGATTGTGTGGGGATCGTGCGCCTTTTGCTGGGATATGACCCAGCTCTTCTGGAAGCCAAAAATATTTATGGCCAAACGCCTTTACACCTAGCAGCCCTTAGAGGAAATGTAAAAAGTGCGGAATACTTGCTAAATCAAATTGCCGAACAAAGAGAGCTAAATCAGCAAGACTACCAGGGAAATACCCCTTTGCATTTAGCTGTGATTGGTGAGAGGACAGCATTTAATCTAGCTAAAGAGAATTATGTTAAAATTGTTGAAGCTTTATTAAAAAAAGGGGCCAACCTAAATATCTTAAATCGGGAGCAAAAAACGGCCTTAATGCTTGCTTTTGCAAGTGGAAGCGAAGCTCTTATACAGGTGTTATCCCAAGCAGCTCTACTTCCACAACAGCTGATTAACTCTCTTCGGAAACTTTATCTTTCGCAAAAAAAATTATCGATTTTTAGAATCAAGGCAGAGGAAGAGTGGGAATTTGAAGTGCCTTTGGAAGAAATTTATGTGCGTTTAGGCATGATTGAGCGTGAAGAAAGAAAAGCACGCGACCAGGCACTTGGTAAGCATTCTGATTACCTACAAGATGGCCGCATCCAGACTTATGAAACTATCTTCGAGCCTAAGCAAAATATTGAGCTTGAAAAGCTTTTCGAACACCAAAGCCTTGCAAAAAGAGGCCCTAAAAGAATTTACCTCCAAGGAGCTGCAGGAAGTGGTAAAAGCACCTTATGCCATTATATCGCTTATCGCTGGGCCAAAGGAGATCTTTGGCAGGAAATTTTTTCTTACCTCTTTTGGATTCCTTTAAGAAATTTTACTAAAGAGAAATATCCCGCTGATAAAGAGTATACTCCTGCTGATCTGATTGCTAGAGAATATGCTGGCAAAATCGATCCAGGGGTGATCGAAGCTTGCATACACAATTCTGCTCTTCAAGAAAAAACACTGCTTATTTTAGATGGTTATGATGAGCTTAGTGCAGATGCCCAACGAAACATCAGTCTTGCTAAAGCCTTCAAGGAGTTAAAAGTTTTATTTCCCCATATTTTAATCACCTCAAGGCCTGGAGGCTGCTCTTTTAACCGCTCTTGTGATCTAGAGCTTTTAGGGTTTGATAAAGAAGGGATTGGCCGTTATATCGATAGATTTTTTAAAGAAGTTCAAGCAGAAGAGAAAAAAGTAAAACTCTATCATCTATTAAACACTTCTCCGCAGGTTTTGAGTCTAGCGCATACTCCTATTAACTTAGCTCTGCTTTGTTGCCTCTTTAACGAAGACCCAGGATTTTTTGATTCTAATCATTCCATTACGATGACTGCCATTTATGAGCGGATGGTTAACTGGATGTATAAATGGTTTCTCTTACGAAGGGTTGATCTGAGTCAATCTAAACAAACCAAGGAGAAAATCTTTGAAGAGAAAGACCTACGCCATAATTCAGAAGTGTCCACAATTGCCACTGCTTTTGAAGACATGGCTTTTTTTGCCATGGAAAAAGATAGCCTTTATTTAAGCAGGGAAAAAATTGATGAAGTTAGAGGCGACAGTATCACCTCTAACGAGCTTACAGATTGCGGGCTTATGCGTATCCCTGCAGCTGAAGAAAAAGGGTATTTTATTCACTTAACCTTCCAAGAATTTTTAACCGCTTCGAAAATTGCCAATCAATACCTCAAGGGAGAAAGACAAGCATGCCGCAACTTTGTACGTCAGTATAAGTTTGAGCCTCGCTATAGCCTAGTTTTACGTATGATTGCTGGCTATCTTTCTAACTCTACACCAAGCGAGGGGGGTTATTCGGATTATAGTGCCCTCCAGGCCTTTTTCGATGATCTTTTTGCTGAGCCTCACGACCTAGCTGTCAGAAGCGAACTCCATTTGATTGCCGAGTGTTTTGAGGAATGTCAAAATCCAAAAGAGGTGAGGCAGTATAAAGGCTTTATTAAGATGGTAATAGAGTATATTAAACATCTCTCCTTGATAGGTTTAAATTTTGAACGGTTGCTCAGGAATAAAAATATTCTTAATCATCCTAAGATGATCGGTTCTATCGGAAGATTGCTATCTGGCCCACAGACCAGGAAAAACATGCTAAGTAACTTAGCAAGCATCATAAAGACAGGGAGCAAGCTAGCCTCAGAAACAGTGGGATTTATTACTGAAGTTCTCAAGGACCCTGATAGTGGTTCTACTGCCAAATGTTGGGCTGCAGATATTCTAAGCACAATGACAGAGCAAGGAGAGGAGCTTCCTAAGGAATCGGTAGATTCTCTCATTCAAATTTCCAAGGAGAGCAATCAAATTTCCAAGGAGAGCAATTCTTTTGTCAAGATGCCTTTTACCAATGCTCTAGGAACTGTGGTGCAACAAGGAGGTAAGCTTGCTAAGGAGGCGCTAATAGCCCTTACCCAAATTCTCAAAGAGGGCGATTTTGGGGATAAATTTTGGGCTGCCTATGTTCTAGAAGACATAGCAAAGCAAGGAGGCAAATTCGCTAAGGAGGCGTTAACAATCCTTGCCACAATTCTCACAGAAGGCGATATTGAGGACAAAATTTTTGCTGCCTCTTCTCTAGCAGCAGTAGGAGGAGAGCTTGCTGAGAATGGGCTAGATGCCCTCATTCAAATTTTCAAAGAGGGCAGTGTGGATGACAAACTTTCTGCCGTACATGGCCTAGAAAAGGTGGCAAAGCAAAGAGGCAAACTGGCTAAGAAGGCGCTAGCTGTCTTTGCCCAAATTCTCAAAGAGGAAGAGCCCGCTGTTAAAATTTCTACTCTCAATTCTCTAAGAATGATGGCAATGGATGGAAACAAGTTGTCTAAAGAAGTTTTAGATGCACTCCTCCAAGCCCTCAAAGAAGGAGATTCTGATGCCAAACGCTCTATTGCCATTACCCTCAGTAAAGTGGCAGAGCAAGGAGGTAAGCTCTCTGAAGAAATGCTAGCTGCCCTTTTCCAATTTCTTGAGGAAGGGGATTCAACTGCCAAAATATATGCTGCCGAGGCTTTAAAAAAACTGGCCGAGCAAGGAGATAGATTTCCTAAAAAAGTGCTAGCTGCCTTTTTCCAAATCTTCAAGAAGGGCGATGCTTTTGTTGCGCATTCTGCTGCCCCTGCCCTAGCAGCGTTGGTAAGCCAAGGAGAGGTGCTGGCTAAGGAGGGGCTAACTGCTCTCATTCAAATTCTCAAGGAAGCTAAAGGGGAAGATGCCTTTGCCATAGATTATGCTGCCTCCGCCGTTCTAGCAATAGCGGTAGAGCAAGGAGGAGAGCTAGCTAAGGAGAGTCTAGCTGCTCTCATTCAAATCCTCAGGGAGGGCGACGATATTGCTAAATATTATGCTGTCTCTTTTCTAGAAGCGGTGGCAAAGCAAGGAGGAGAGCTGGCTAAGGAGAGCCTAGCTGCTCTCATTCAAATCCTCAAGGAGGGTGACGATACTGCTAAATATTGTGCTGTTTCTGTTCTAACAACGGTGGCAAAGCAAGGAGGAGAACTGGCTGAGGAAGCGCTAGCTATTCTCATTCAAATTTCTCAGAAGGGCGATGATCCTGCCAAATCTGATGCTGCCTGTGCCCTAGCAAAAGTGGTGAACGAAGAGGGAGAATTTGCTAAAAAGGCGTTAGCTGCTCTCATGCAGATTTTCAAGGGAGGAGACGATCCTATCAAGGGCTCTATTGTCTCTGTTTTAGCAGCGGTAAACGAAAGATGTGAGCTTGCTAAAGGAGTGTTAGCAACCTTTATTCAAATACTCAAGGAGGGAAATGATTTTGCCAAATATTATGCTGCCGGTGCTTTAAAAAAAGTGGCCATGCAAGGCGGCAAGCTTTCTAAAGAGGCGGTAGACGTTCTCATTCGCGTTCTCGCGGAGGGTCGTGCTCTTCCCGCATGTTCTGCGGCTTCTGCCTTAGCTGCTGTGGCGATCCAGGGAGGGAAATTTGCCAAAAAGGCGTTAGCTGCCCTCACGAGAATTTCCAAGGAGGGGAATTTTTTTTCCAAATTTTATGCTGCCGATGCTCTAGAAACAGTGGCAAAACAAGGAGGCAAGGTCCCTAAGGAAGCGGCAGAGGCGGCCATCCGCATTCATAATAAGAAGGATGGCAAAAACAAGTATGCTATTGATTTTTCAAAAATGATAAAGCCTATTGATTTTCTAGGAAGAATGATAGAGCAAGGAGGTGAGCTTGCTAAGGAGGCGTTAGCTGCTCTCATGCGCATATTCGAGGAGGATGAGAGTTCCAGAATTTCAATTGTCTATACTTTAGAAAAAGTTGATAGAAATACTTTATTAAAAATCAGTATCGAAGCATTTCCTTTAGTTGCTATGGTTTGTTTCTTGACTGCAGATAGTTTTTCAGTTAAAGATTTACAACTTCAAATTACGGACAAAAGAACCACTTATTTATCCAAGCCTATCCGAAAGCTTAGCTATGAGCAAATAAGAGAAAAATTACCTACAGAGCTTGGTGAATGGCGGAAACGATTAGACATTCTTAGCCAAAGGGGTAGTTTTAAAAAGCACTAG
- the glgB gene encoding 1,4-alpha-glucan branching protein GlgB → MDTLISPFTHPQFDSLLAGEAYDPHQFLGLHRLSNDRQVIRVWRPGAKDIHLKIQDQAVSAVQIHQAGLFELTVPNTLHPTDYQVFHQNGLSGGDPYTFAPTIGEVDQYLFSKGVHYKLYQMMGARLIKHQGYKGTRFAVWAPSARSVSVVGDFNHWDGRTNPMRALGDSGIWELFIPGIEEGEKYKFEIRTQAGELKLKADPFALGNELRPATASVIVDVDRFEWQDQQWMEQRVQKKNAPRPFNIYEVHLGSWKTRDGYFLNYRELAVKLADYCREMSYTHVELLPIQEHPLDESWGYQVSGFYAVTSRYGTPEDFQWFVNHLHQHQIGVILDWVPGHFPTDDFSLGSFDGTSLYEHADPRQGLHPHWNTYIFNFGRHEVSNFLIANALFWFDKMHVDGLRVDAVASMLYLDYGREPQEWIPNQYGGKENLEAIEFLKHLNSVVHQFFPGVYTIAEESTAFPAVTYPVAQGGLGFDFKWNMGWMNDTLRYFSKDMIFRSHHHRDLTFGLLYAFTEKFILVLSHDEVVHGKNSLLSKMPGDIWQKFANLRLLFSYTMCQPGKKLFFMGGEIGQWNEWACKGEIEWDLLRYPFHQGMQTLVKELNHFYLSSPELWERDLDFTGFEWVDFSDTQNSVICYLRKSHQGVLLCVHNFTPAYHSDYFIRLPNVSWITECFNTDHEKYGGSGKLNPHPRIHLDARGKREGISFQLAPLSTMIFQVRF, encoded by the coding sequence ATGGACACCCTCATCTCTCCTTTTACTCACCCTCAATTCGATTCTTTACTCGCTGGCGAGGCGTATGATCCCCATCAATTTTTAGGATTGCACCGCTTATCAAATGACCGCCAAGTGATCCGAGTATGGAGGCCAGGGGCTAAAGACATTCATTTGAAAATTCAAGACCAAGCTGTTTCTGCCGTGCAAATCCATCAAGCTGGCCTTTTTGAATTAACTGTGCCAAATACGCTTCACCCCACAGATTACCAAGTTTTTCATCAAAATGGTTTAAGTGGAGGCGACCCTTATACTTTTGCACCTACCATTGGGGAAGTGGATCAGTACCTGTTTAGTAAAGGGGTCCATTATAAGCTCTATCAAATGATGGGTGCCCGCTTAATCAAACATCAAGGATACAAAGGCACAAGATTTGCAGTATGGGCTCCTTCTGCCCGTTCTGTGTCGGTGGTGGGGGATTTCAACCATTGGGATGGGCGCACAAATCCGATGCGAGCCTTAGGCGACTCCGGAATTTGGGAATTATTCATTCCCGGCATTGAGGAAGGGGAAAAATATAAATTTGAAATCCGCACTCAAGCAGGAGAGTTAAAACTTAAAGCTGACCCTTTTGCTTTAGGGAATGAGCTGCGTCCTGCCACAGCTTCTGTAATTGTCGATGTGGATCGTTTTGAATGGCAAGATCAACAATGGATGGAACAGCGCGTCCAAAAGAAAAATGCCCCCCGCCCTTTTAATATTTACGAAGTTCATTTAGGATCCTGGAAGACAAGGGATGGCTATTTTTTAAATTATCGAGAGTTAGCCGTCAAACTCGCAGATTATTGCCGAGAGATGAGCTATACGCATGTAGAGCTTTTGCCCATCCAAGAGCACCCTTTAGATGAATCATGGGGTTATCAGGTGTCTGGATTTTACGCAGTGACGAGCCGCTATGGCACCCCTGAAGATTTTCAGTGGTTTGTCAATCATCTCCACCAGCATCAGATTGGGGTCATTCTCGATTGGGTGCCGGGCCATTTTCCGACCGACGATTTTTCTTTAGGAAGTTTCGATGGCACTTCTCTTTATGAACACGCCGACCCTCGCCAAGGCCTTCACCCTCATTGGAATACCTATATCTTTAATTTTGGCCGACATGAAGTTTCTAACTTTTTGATCGCCAATGCCCTTTTCTGGTTTGACAAAATGCATGTGGATGGATTGCGTGTGGACGCAGTGGCCTCCATGCTTTACTTAGACTATGGGCGAGAACCACAAGAATGGATTCCCAACCAGTATGGGGGAAAAGAAAATCTAGAAGCTATCGAATTTCTTAAACACCTTAATTCGGTTGTCCATCAATTTTTCCCCGGTGTCTATACCATTGCCGAAGAATCTACCGCTTTCCCTGCGGTCACCTATCCGGTGGCACAGGGGGGGCTAGGATTTGATTTTAAATGGAACATGGGATGGATGAATGATACCTTGCGCTATTTTTCCAAAGATATGATTTTCAGAAGTCATCACCACCGCGATCTTACCTTTGGACTTTTATACGCTTTTACAGAAAAATTTATCCTTGTTTTATCTCATGATGAGGTAGTGCATGGGAAAAATAGCCTTCTTAGCAAAATGCCTGGAGACATTTGGCAGAAGTTTGCCAACTTGCGCCTTTTATTTAGTTATACCATGTGCCAGCCTGGCAAAAAATTATTTTTCATGGGAGGCGAAATCGGCCAATGGAATGAATGGGCTTGCAAAGGTGAAATTGAATGGGATCTATTGCGCTATCCTTTTCATCAAGGCATGCAAACCTTAGTAAAAGAGCTGAACCATTTTTATCTTTCTTCCCCAGAGTTATGGGAAAGAGATCTCGATTTCACCGGATTTGAGTGGGTCGATTTTAGCGATACGCAAAATAGTGTGATTTGCTATTTGCGCAAAAGTCATCAGGGCGTGCTGCTATGTGTCCATAACTTTACCCCCGCTTATCATTCCGATTATTTTATCCGGTTACCCAATGTGAGCTGGATTACAGAATGTTTCAATACGGATCATGAAAAATATGGGGGTTCCGGAAAACTAAATCCCCACCCCCGTATTCATCTAGACGCGCGTGGAAAAAGAGAGGGAATTAGCTTTCAACTGGCTCCTTTGTCCACCATGATTTTTCAAGTCAGATTCTAG
- a CDS encoding DEAD/DEAH box helicase: protein MKDTTSSQIPQSTMLFTDFGLKDSLLKAIAEANFTHPSPVQEKVIPLLLTGQDVVAQAQTGTGKTAAFGIPSLNSLDKSAGVGLLVVTPTRELAVQVSDELYRLGKYCGIRTIAVYGGQSIQRQIEGIERGAQVVVATPGRLLDLLKSKRLSHFSPPIVVLDEADEMLNMGFLEDIQEIFTFLPKKRQTLLFSATMPLPIQKLAKTFLHEPEFVKITKKETASQNIKQLCYVIHESERDDALVRLLDAQEEAKSIIFCRTKKDVDRVSSFLTSRGYAARGLHGDMEQPQRQRVIDGFRQNDFQILAATDVAARGLNVLDVTHVYNYHLPYETESYVHRIGRTGRAGNKGVAITLLNPREVSSLKHIFREHGGNIEYQAIPTLQEVKRKFAEKFLKKVQQRHFDQEAHALLTELQKEMPIEEISVNLLSLLLDYKKVEGPEHIGISPQDIERTGSQHKRKRSGFSRESTNRFRDRRRPHSRSSGAPYRPREGKKTPHS, encoded by the coding sequence ATGAAAGATACAACGTCTTCACAAATTCCTCAATCGACAATGCTTTTTACCGATTTTGGCCTCAAAGATTCTTTGCTGAAAGCAATTGCTGAAGCAAATTTCACGCATCCTAGCCCTGTTCAAGAAAAAGTTATCCCCCTTCTTCTCACCGGGCAAGATGTGGTGGCTCAAGCCCAGACAGGGACTGGAAAAACCGCTGCCTTTGGGATTCCTTCCCTCAATAGCTTAGATAAATCCGCAGGTGTGGGCCTGCTTGTAGTGACTCCCACGCGTGAACTTGCGGTTCAAGTTAGCGACGAACTCTATCGTTTGGGCAAGTATTGCGGAATCCGCACCATCGCCGTTTATGGAGGACAATCGATCCAACGGCAAATCGAGGGAATTGAAAGGGGCGCACAAGTGGTTGTCGCTACTCCTGGTAGGCTTTTAGATTTGCTTAAATCCAAACGTTTAAGCCACTTTTCTCCTCCGATTGTAGTGCTTGACGAAGCTGACGAAATGTTAAATATGGGCTTCTTGGAAGATATCCAAGAAATTTTCACCTTCTTGCCAAAAAAAAGACAAACGCTTCTATTTTCCGCCACTATGCCCCTTCCTATTCAAAAATTGGCTAAAACATTCTTGCACGAACCTGAATTTGTCAAAATCACCAAAAAAGAAACAGCTAGCCAAAACATTAAGCAACTTTGTTATGTGATCCATGAATCTGAAAGGGACGACGCGCTTGTCCGCCTGTTAGATGCCCAAGAAGAAGCTAAGTCTATCATCTTTTGCCGAACTAAAAAAGATGTCGACCGCGTTTCCTCTTTTTTAACCAGCCGAGGGTATGCGGCAAGAGGATTGCATGGTGACATGGAACAACCCCAACGACAACGAGTTATCGATGGTTTCAGGCAAAATGACTTTCAAATATTAGCCGCCACAGATGTAGCCGCCCGCGGATTAAATGTTTTGGACGTCACCCATGTTTACAACTATCACCTCCCTTACGAAACAGAAAGTTATGTGCACCGCATTGGGCGCACAGGACGCGCAGGCAATAAAGGGGTGGCCATTACCCTCTTGAATCCTCGCGAAGTCAGCAGCTTAAAGCATATTTTCCGGGAACACGGCGGAAATATTGAATACCAAGCCATTCCTACCCTCCAAGAAGTAAAACGCAAATTCGCAGAAAAGTTCCTGAAAAAAGTACAACAGCGCCATTTCGATCAAGAAGCCCATGCGCTTTTGACAGAATTGCAAAAAGAAATGCCTATAGAAGAGATCAGCGTCAATCTGCTTTCGTTATTGCTAGACTATAAAAAAGTGGAAGGACCTGAGCATATTGGAATTTCTCCTCAAGACATCGAAAGAACAGGCTCTCAGCATAAGAGAAAAAGAAGCGGATTTTCCAGAGAATCTACTAACAGATTCCGTGATAGGCGCCGTCCACACTCCCGTTCCTCAGGAGCCCCTTATCGCCCACGCGAAGGGAAGAAAACCCCTCATTCTTAA
- the mtaB gene encoding tRNA (N(6)-L-threonylcarbamoyladenosine(37)-C(2))-methylthiotransferase MtaB, with protein MNESTSPQKTFKIATLGCRTNQYESQAYQDQLIALGYRPAREGEEADVCIVNTCTVTETADSQSKHDVRQLSKENPQAKIVVTGCAAEQNAQIFKSIQGVEHVVLNKEKEQLIQTLFPEEEVPEFSIKNFDAHTRAFVKVQDGCNEFCTYCIIPYVRGRSRSRTIPEIVAEVKELISNGYKEIVLTGINIGDFDGNPAEGMPPYRLVDLVKAVDQVPGLERLRISSIDPDEIDDELAEAVLNGSKTCHSMHIVLQSGSNVILKRMNRKYTRQIFLNTIDRLRQADPDFTFTTDIIVGFPGETETDFEETLEIMREVQFAKVHMFPYSERKRTRAALMPNKVPVDIIKKRKQELLRAAEHQAYLLRERFIGKRMTLLTEAGHASRPGEISGHTENFLNVWVAGDFQANELLEVDLVENTPQGLIGKFVRKV; from the coding sequence ATGAACGAATCTACTTCACCCCAAAAAACATTTAAAATTGCGACCTTAGGCTGCCGCACAAATCAATACGAATCCCAAGCCTATCAAGATCAATTAATTGCGCTAGGATACCGCCCGGCTAGGGAAGGCGAAGAAGCAGATGTTTGCATTGTCAACACTTGCACGGTGACAGAAACAGCTGATTCGCAAAGCAAACACGACGTCCGCCAGTTATCTAAAGAAAACCCCCAGGCAAAGATTGTGGTCACCGGTTGCGCAGCCGAACAAAACGCCCAAATTTTTAAATCGATTCAAGGAGTGGAACACGTTGTTCTTAACAAAGAAAAAGAACAGCTTATCCAGACTCTTTTTCCTGAAGAGGAAGTCCCGGAATTTTCGATAAAAAATTTTGACGCCCATACGCGCGCCTTCGTCAAAGTTCAAGACGGGTGTAATGAATTTTGCACTTATTGCATCATTCCCTATGTCAGAGGCCGCTCTCGCTCGCGCACTATTCCGGAGATTGTGGCTGAGGTGAAAGAACTTATTTCTAACGGTTACAAAGAAATTGTTTTAACAGGGATCAATATTGGGGATTTTGATGGCAATCCAGCTGAAGGGATGCCCCCTTATCGCCTAGTGGATTTAGTCAAAGCTGTCGATCAAGTGCCTGGCTTGGAACGATTGCGTATTTCTTCCATTGATCCAGACGAAATTGACGATGAATTAGCTGAAGCGGTCTTAAACGGGTCAAAAACATGCCATTCGATGCATATTGTCTTACAATCAGGATCAAACGTGATCCTTAAACGGATGAATCGTAAATATACACGGCAAATCTTTCTCAATACCATTGATCGTCTGCGACAAGCAGACCCTGACTTTACTTTCACTACCGACATTATTGTCGGTTTTCCAGGAGAAACGGAGACAGATTTTGAAGAGACGCTGGAAATTATGCGCGAAGTTCAGTTTGCGAAGGTTCATATGTTCCCCTATAGCGAGCGAAAGCGCACCCGCGCGGCCTTAATGCCCAATAAAGTGCCTGTCGATATCATAAAAAAGCGTAAACAAGAACTTTTGCGTGCAGCAGAGCACCAAGCTTACTTGCTTCGAGAACGTTTTATCGGAAAAAGGATGACCCTGCTAACGGAAGCTGGACATGCCTCTCGCCCTGGAGAAATATCGGGACATACCGAAAACTTTTTAAATGTTTGGGTAGCTGGCGATTTTCAAGCTAATGAACTTTTAGAAGTAGATTTAGTAGAAAACACCCCACAAGGCCTTATTGGAAAATTTGTACGCAAAGTCTAA